One genomic segment of Hordeum vulgare subsp. vulgare chromosome 2H, MorexV3_pseudomolecules_assembly, whole genome shotgun sequence includes these proteins:
- the LOC123430921 gene encoding transcription initiation factor IIB-like translates to MKANDLKIFNVRKKHSICAAWLYIACRQANKPRTIKEICTVTNGVTKKEISRAKYLLVQHIEEKKSESMEINSVRPRDLVRRFCSTLGMSNKAIQAAEEAANRVQRLDIRRNAISIAGTIIYLISKSFMEPRDKVAIKDICFVAGLTEITIRSCHKELYNYAPWLLETYTTQHAKGK, encoded by the exons ATGAAAGCAAATGATCTTAAGATATTTAATGTAAGGAAGAAACATTCTATTTGTGCTGCTTGGTTGTACATAGCATGCAGGCAAGCTAATAAGCCTCGAACTATAAAAG AGATTTGCACCGTCACTAACGGAGTTACAAAAAAGGAAATTTCTCGAGCAAAATATTTACTAGTACAACATATTGAAGAGAAGAAAAGCGAATCCATGGAGATCAACAGTGTTCGTCCTAGGGATCTCGTG CGACGTTTTTGTTCAACACTTGGAATGTCAAACAAAGCGATTCAAGCAGCAGAAGAAGCAGCAAATCGAGTGCAGAGACTTGATATAAG AAGGAATGCTATATCAATAGCTGGAACTATAATATATTTAATATCTAAATCGTTCATGGAACCACGTGACAAGGTGGCTATTAAAG ATATATGTTTTGTGGCCGGATTAACAGAAATTACCATTAGATCTTGTCACAAGGAACTTTATAATTATGCTCCATGGCTCTTAGAAACATACAcaacacaacatgcaaagggaaaATAA